One part of the Magallana gigas chromosome 5, xbMagGiga1.1, whole genome shotgun sequence genome encodes these proteins:
- the LOC105322241 gene encoding carbonic anhydrase: MATVHSPLVILILVAISKLSEASVGYSYADTTVWPASFPVCAGQQQSPIDLLSSISSETTHEAFQFTHHTDSITENMTNTGHSLKIDVGHSVTISAGGLQVTYNIDQFHFHWGENSSVGSEHTIDSQHYPLELHVVAHNSSYSSFDDAKNHTDGLAVFGFLFEIQAANNSHLDSVMAHISDVHNLDDHHLVTFKLNDVIDSSKMTSYFRYQGSLTTPECFESVTWTVFDHTMGVSELQMEEFRSLYSDNGTTHLVNNFRPVQDLHGRTVHKYSYSASGAAGFYVNVDLRLSCILLTCMFFSKMYA, encoded by the exons ATG gCCACTGTTCACTCTCCTCTAGTAATTCTGATTCTCGTAGCGATATCGAAGCTTTCTGAAG CTTCGGTTGGCTACAGCTACGCAGACACCACTGTATGGCCCGCCTCGTTCCCCGTGTGTGCTGGGCAGCAGCAATCCCCCATAGACCTACTGTCTAGCATCTCCTCAGAGACAACCCACGAGGCCTTTCAATTTACGCACCACACAGACTCCATTACAGAAAACATGACCAACACAGGACATTCCT tAAAGATTGATGTTGGTCACAGCGTGACGATTAGTGCAGGGGGTCTCCAGGTGACCTATAACATTGACCAGTTCCATTTCCACTGGGGCGAAAACTCCAGTGTAGGATCAGAACACACGATAGACAGCCAGCACTACCCATTGGAG CTTCATGTCGTTGCACACAACAGTTCTTACTCTAGCTTTGACGACGCCAAAAACCACACGGACGGACTGGCTGTGTTCGGTTTTCTCTTTGAG atacaAGCTGCTAACAATTCTCATCTAGACTCAGTCATGGCCCATATTTCCGATGTACATAACCTTG ACGATCATCATCTAGTGACTTTCAAACTAAATGACGTAATAGATTCCTCTAAGATGACGTCATACTTCCGATATCAGGGAAGTTTGACCACACCTGAGTGTTTTGAAAGTGTTACATGGACCGTTTTCGACCACACCATGGGCGTCTCAGAATTACAG ATGGAGGAATTCCGTTCCTTGTATTCGGACAACGGAACTACCCATCTTGTGAACAACTTTCGCCCCGTTCAAGATCTCCATGGAAGAACCGTCCACAAGTACAGCTACTCTGCTAGCGGGGCGGCAGGCTTCTATGTAAATGTAGATCTCCGTTTGTCTTGTATTCTCCTGACTTGCATGTTCTTTTCCAAGATGTATGCATAA